From the genome of Deinococcus sp. JMULE3, one region includes:
- a CDS encoding ABC transporter permease has product MKASDLWRLAWRGLTRRRVRTFLTALGITVAVASMVIFLSLGEGIRKVFTSELGGIGPDIQVSLTPLSQGMALHPNLPQSTVTQLQALAPELGIETVTPVIMAVRGGLDPTQSVVLYGLPASGGIGAVFPSTALAQGRLLLPADEQTGAAVVGAKAAQNLRLSVGSTLNLNRRASVKVVGVLAPQSGLVDNFIFMPLTPLQRSEGAEDRVSLVAVKLKDPRQARAVATGISDRLNLEAATQSDFLSFIERALRISDAVRFGISLIALIVGGLAVANTVMMGVFERTREFATLRAIGARPAFVRALVLTESLLLSLVGGVGGVLLGLVGIVVVNLYTQQLAGIDAAALTPRLTLLALGISFLLGLLSGLLPARNASRLSITDALGRV; this is encoded by the coding sequence ATGAAAGCCAGTGACCTGTGGCGACTCGCGTGGCGCGGCCTGACCCGCCGCCGGGTCCGCACCTTCCTGACCGCGCTGGGCATCACGGTGGCGGTCGCCAGCATGGTGATCTTCCTGTCCCTGGGCGAGGGCATCCGCAAGGTGTTCACCAGTGAACTGGGCGGCATCGGCCCGGACATCCAGGTGAGCCTCACGCCGCTGTCGCAGGGCATGGCGCTGCACCCCAACCTCCCGCAGAGCACCGTCACGCAGCTGCAGGCCCTGGCGCCCGAACTGGGCATCGAGACGGTCACGCCCGTCATCATGGCCGTGCGCGGCGGCCTGGACCCCACCCAGAGCGTCGTGCTGTACGGTCTGCCGGCCAGCGGCGGCATCGGCGCGGTGTTCCCCAGCACGGCGCTCGCGCAGGGCCGCCTGCTGCTGCCCGCCGACGAGCAGACCGGCGCGGCCGTCGTCGGCGCCAAGGCCGCGCAGAACCTGCGGCTGAGCGTCGGCAGCACCCTGAACCTCAACCGCCGCGCCAGCGTGAAGGTCGTCGGCGTGCTCGCCCCGCAGTCCGGACTGGTGGACAACTTCATCTTCATGCCCCTCACGCCCCTGCAGCGCAGCGAGGGCGCCGAGGACCGCGTGTCCCTCGTCGCCGTGAAACTCAAGGACCCCCGGCAGGCCCGCGCGGTCGCCACGGGCATCAGCGACCGCCTGAACCTGGAGGCCGCCACGCAGTCGGACTTCCTGAGCTTCATCGAGCGGGCCCTGCGCATCAGCGACGCCGTGCGCTTCGGCATCTCGCTGATCGCGCTGATCGTGGGCGGACTGGCGGTCGCCAACACCGTCATGATGGGCGTCTTCGAACGCACCCGCGAGTTCGCCACGCTGCGCGCCATCGGGGCACGGCCCGCGTTCGTCCGCGCCCTGGTCCTCACCGAGTCGCTGCTGCTGTCGCTGGTGGGCGGCGTGGGCGGCGTCCTGCTGGGCCTCGTGGGCATCGTGGTCGTGAACCTGTACACCCAGCAGCTCGCCGGGATCGACGCGGCGGCCCTCACACCCCGCCTGACGCTGCTTGCACTCGGCATCAGCTTCCTGTTGGGACTGCTCTCCGGGCTGCTCCCGGCCCGCAACGCCAGCCGCCTGAGCATCACCGACGCCCTGGGGAGGGTCTGA
- a CDS encoding DUF4127 family protein: MRRTSALTALTPLLLGVAGAQTLLPLDSRPATRVLPALIGGLRGDALRVPDAALLGTAARGADPAALTAWLDAQPRTGPLIVSLDALAYGGLVQSRTSPLTAQEALARLEPLRTWTERTGQPVFSFITLPREPDATDRARNLEVVRAVIGWAREGRLTELDVTWDDALPGSPAPQEGAALTQDTPANVRVYPGADEVLSMLTARALAPGAATVRVEYSDPAAAQQVMKYEGIPLTRSAENHAQGSGFQVVDGKANLTLYVFNGGDPRRAALRVSSLLRAGRVAVADVAQVNLGNPRFWSDLRTLRQHANLQALAAWGTPGNNLGTALAHAKLARGADPVRQDALLAREFANDVIYSSEVRAQLRSLIPEAQLNTPQAQATLMRLAGEFFPLRVGDTYTLGAAALPWGRSFEWDFTLDRQP, translated from the coding sequence ATGCGCCGCACCTCTGCCCTGACCGCCCTGACACCCCTCCTGCTCGGCGTGGCGGGCGCCCAGACGCTGCTGCCGCTGGATTCCCGCCCGGCGACGCGGGTGCTGCCCGCCCTGATCGGCGGCCTGCGCGGCGACGCCCTGCGCGTGCCGGACGCGGCGCTGCTGGGCACGGCGGCGCGCGGCGCGGACCCGGCGGCGCTGACCGCGTGGCTGGACGCGCAGCCGCGCACGGGACCGCTGATCGTGTCGCTGGACGCCCTGGCGTACGGGGGACTGGTGCAGTCCCGCACGAGCCCCCTGACGGCGCAGGAGGCTCTGGCGCGGCTGGAGCCGCTGCGCACCTGGACCGAACGGACGGGGCAGCCGGTGTTCTCGTTCATCACGCTGCCGCGCGAGCCGGACGCGACCGACCGTGCACGCAACCTGGAGGTGGTGCGGGCCGTGATCGGCTGGGCGCGCGAGGGCCGCCTGACGGAACTGGACGTCACCTGGGACGACGCGCTGCCCGGCAGTCCAGCCCCGCAGGAGGGCGCCGCGCTAACACAGGACACCCCGGCGAACGTGCGGGTGTATCCCGGCGCGGACGAGGTGCTGTCCATGCTGACCGCCCGCGCCCTGGCACCCGGAGCGGCGACCGTGCGGGTGGAGTACAGCGATCCCGCCGCGGCGCAGCAGGTCATGAAGTACGAGGGCATTCCCCTGACGCGGAGTGCCGAGAACCACGCGCAGGGCAGCGGCTTTCAGGTCGTGGACGGAAAGGCGAACCTGACGCTGTACGTGTTCAACGGAGGCGATCCGCGCCGCGCCGCGCTGCGGGTCAGCAGTCTGCTGCGCGCCGGGCGGGTCGCGGTGGCGGACGTGGCGCAGGTGAACCTCGGGAATCCGCGCTTCTGGTCGGACCTGCGCACCCTGCGCCAGCACGCGAACCTGCAGGCGCTGGCGGCGTGGGGCACGCCTGGGAACAACCTCGGGACGGCGCTGGCGCACGCGAAACTGGCGCGCGGCGCCGACCCGGTGCGGCAGGACGCGCTGCTGGCCCGCGAGTTCGCGAACGACGTGATCTACAGCAGCGAGGTCCGCGCCCAGCTGCGCAGCCTGATCCCCGAGGCGCAGCTGAACACCCCGCAGGCGCAGGCGACCCTGATGCGGCTGGCCGGTGAGTTCTTTCCGCTGCGGGTGGGCGACACCTACACCCTGGGGGCGGCGGCGCTGCCGTGGGGCCGCTCGTTCGAGTGGGACTTCACGCTGGACCGGCAGCCCTGA
- a CDS encoding ABC transporter ATP-binding protein, giving the protein MTATEPTARPTTPALTLSVHDLSRVYPSGDGQVQALAPFTHTFPPGLTAVVGPSGSGKSTLLNLLAGFDTPTTGHVQVGETNLTALDETSRADLRLRHYGFVFQNHNLVSILSAQENVEFPLTLAGLPPRERQERARELLALVGLDRRADHLPSQLSGGEAQRVAIARALAGNPGVLLADEPTGNLDTRTGERILALLRGAADAGRTVVLITHDRDIAAQADHHLSVRDGVVTPG; this is encoded by the coding sequence ATGACCGCCACCGAACCGACCGCCCGGCCCACCACACCGGCCCTGACCCTCAGCGTCCACGACCTGTCGCGCGTGTACCCCAGCGGCGACGGGCAGGTGCAGGCCCTCGCGCCCTTCACGCACACCTTCCCGCCCGGCCTGACCGCCGTCGTCGGCCCCTCGGGCAGCGGCAAGAGCACCCTGCTGAACCTCCTCGCGGGCTTCGACACACCCACGACCGGCCACGTGCAGGTGGGGGAGACCAACCTCACCGCGCTCGACGAGACCAGCCGCGCCGACCTGCGGCTGCGGCACTACGGGTTCGTGTTCCAGAACCACAACCTCGTCAGCATCCTCAGCGCGCAGGAGAACGTCGAATTCCCCCTGACCCTGGCGGGCCTGCCCCCCCGCGAGCGGCAGGAGCGCGCCCGAGAACTGCTGGCCCTGGTCGGCCTGGACCGCCGCGCGGACCACCTGCCCAGTCAGCTGTCCGGCGGTGAGGCGCAGCGCGTCGCCATCGCCCGCGCGCTGGCCGGAAATCCCGGCGTGCTGCTGGCCGACGAGCCCACCGGGAACCTCGACACCCGCACCGGCGAGCGCATCCTGGCGCTGCTGCGCGGCGCGGCCGACGCGGGCCGCACGGTCGTACTGATCACCCACGACCGCGACATCGCCGCGCAGGCCGACCACCACCTGAGCGTCCGCGACGGCGTGGTCACGCCCGGCTGA